The Bicyclus anynana chromosome 4, ilBicAnyn1.1, whole genome shotgun sequence genome window below encodes:
- the LOC112046616 gene encoding uncharacterized protein LOC112046616, whose amino-acid sequence MYILLLIISCTSYVSFARDENSASDLGEGLISSLRNDANLDLPVDEEYEDLRAQLFAYRSALASLEPSRRSMLTTQCWRRGGICINYKLCPEYRQLTEIPGCKNRLNVCCFVWNKYEVRELQDQGISNLAYPWKIQSEYGGQGIQLKTSTRKPRKKKLKIDTDANDNFF is encoded by the exons atgtacatattacttttaataatttcatgtacGTCGTACGTATCGTTTGCAAGGGATGAGAATTCCGCAAGCGACTTGGGAGAGGGTTTAATATCGTCTTTGAGAAATGACGCTAACCTAGATCTCCCCGTAGACGAAGAGTATGAGGATCTTCGGGCGCAGCTTTTCGCTTATCGCAGCGCTCTCGCATCGCTTGAACCGTCTAGAC GATCCATGTTAACTACGCAATGCTGGCGACGTGGTGGCATTTGCATCAACTACAAACTCTGCCCGGAGTACAGACAACTCACTGAGATCCCCGGTTGCAAGAACAGACTCAACGTTTGCTGCTTCGTATGGAATAAGTATGAAGTGCGCGAGCTTCAAGATCAAGGGATCAGCAACCTGGCGTATCCATGGAAAATTCAGAGTGAATATGGCGGCCAAGGGATTCAACTTAAGACAAGTACACGTAAACCTCGTAAAAAGAAACTGAAGATAGATACTGATGCAAATGACAACTTCTTCTGA